A region of Arabidopsis thaliana chromosome 5, partial sequence DNA encodes the following proteins:
- the CYP705A5 gene encoding cytochrome P450, family 705, subfamily A, polypeptide 5 (''cytochrome P450, family 705, subfamily A, polypeptide 5'' (CYP705A5); FUNCTIONS IN: oxygen binding, thalian-diol desaturase activity; INVOLVED IN: thalianol metabolic process, root development; LOCATED IN: endoplasmic reticulum; EXPRESSED IN: hypocotyl, root, callus; CONTAINS InterPro DOMAIN/s: Cytochrome P450 (InterPro:IPR001128), Cytochrome P450, conserved site (InterPro:IPR017972), Cytochrome P450, E-class, group I (InterPro:IPR002401); BEST Arabidopsis thaliana protein match is: cytochrome P450, family 705, subfamily A, polypeptide 32 (TAIR:AT3G20950.1); Has 1807 Blast hits to 1807 proteins in 277 species: Archae - 0; Bacteria - 0; Metazoa - 736; Fungi - 347; Plants - 385; Viruses - 0; Other Eukaryotes - 339 (source: NCBI BLink).) produces MASMITVDFENCFIFLLLCLFSRLSYDLFFRKTKDSRAGCALPPSPPSLPIIGHLHLILFVPIHQSFKNISSKYGPLLHLRFFNFPIVLVSSASTAYEIFKAQDVNVSSRPPPPIEESLILGSSSFINTPYGDYSKFMKKFMVQKLLGPQALQRSRNIRADELERFYKTLLDKAMKKQTVEIRNEAMKLTNNTICKMIMGRSCSEENGEAETVRGLVTESIFLTKKHFLGAMFHKPLKKLGISLFAKELMNVSNRFDELLEKILVEHEEKLQEHHQTSDMLDMLLEAYGDENAEYKITRDQIKSLFVDLFSAGTEASANTIQWTMAEIIKNPKICERLREEIDSVVGKTRLVQETDLPNLPYLQAIVKEGLRLHPPGPVVRTFKETCEIKGFYIPEKTRLFVNVYAIMRDPDFWEDPEEFKPERFLASSRLGEEDEKREDMLKYIPFGSGRRACPGSHLAYTVVGSVIGMMVQHFDWIIKGEKINMKEGGTMTLTMAHPLKCTPVPRNLNT; encoded by the exons ATGGCATCAATGATCACTGTTGACTTTGAAAACTgcttcatcttcctcctcttaTGTCTTTTCTCACGCCTCTCTTACGATCTTTTCTtcaggaaaacaaaagactcaCGAGCTGGCTGTGCTCTTCCTCCGAGCCCTCCTTCATTACCAATCATTGGTCATCTTCACCTTATACTCTTTGTCCCAATCCACCAGTCTTTCAAGAACATCTCATCTAAATATGGACCTCTCCTCCACCTCCGCTTCTTTAACTTCCCCATAGTCCTCGTCTCCTCGGCCTCAACGGCCTACGAGATCTTCAAGGCCCAAGACGTGAATGTCTCCTCTCGCCCTCCCCCTCCTATCGAGGAGTCTCTCATTTTAGGATCTTCCAGCTTCATCAACACTCCCTATGGAGATTACTCGAAGTTCATGAAGAAGTTCATGGTCCAAAAGCTGCTTGGACCACAAGCACTCCAACGGTCCCGAAATATCCGTGCAGATGAGCTGGAACGGTTCTACAAAACCCTGCTTGATAAGGCGATGAAGAAGCAGACTGTTGAGATTCGTAATGAAGCAATGAAGCTCACTAACAACACCATTTGCAAGATGATTATGGGGAGGAGTTGTTCAGAGGAGAACGGTGAGGCTGAGACAGTCAGAGGCTTGGTGACCGAGTCGATTTTCTTGACAAAGAAACATTTCTTGGGAGCCATGTTTCACAAACCACTTAAGAAGCTCGGGATCTCATTATTCGCAAAGGAATTGATGAATGTTTCCAACAGGTTTGATGAGCTACTGGAGAAGATTCTTGTTGAACATGAAGAGAAATTGCAGGAGCATCATCAAACTAGTGACATGTTGGATATGTTGTTGGAAGCTTATGGAGACGAAAACGCAGAGTATAAGATCACTAGAGACCAAATCAAGTCTTTGTTCGTG GATCTGTTCAGTGCAGGCACTGAAGCCTCGGCGAACACTATACAGTGGACCATGGCGGAGATCATTAAGAATCCTAAGATTTGTGAGAGACtgagagaagaaattgattcTGTTGTAGGGAAAACAAGGTTGGTTCAAGAGACTGATCTACCAAATCTCCCTTACTTGCAAGCAATAGTTAAAGAAGGGCTAAGATTGCATCCTCCGGGACCAGTGGTAAGGACGTTCAAAGAGACATGTGAAATCAAAGGATTCTACATACCGGAGAAGACAAGactttttgttaatgtttatgCGATAATGAGAGATCCTGATTTCTGGGAAGACCCTGAGGAGTTTAAGCCAGAGAGGtttttagcttcttcaagatTAGGGGAAGAGGATGAGAAAAGAGAGGACATGCTAAAATACATTCCTTTCGGTAGCGGAAGGAGAGCTTGTCCTGGATCACATCTAGCTTATACCGTTGTAGGAAGTGTAATTGGAATGATGGTGCAACACTTTGACTGGATaatcaaaggagaaaaaatCAACATGAAGGAGGGTGGAACAATGACCTTGACCATGGCTCACCCTCTTAAGTGCACTCCTGTTCCTCGAAACCTAAACACTTAA